A stretch of Henckelia pumila isolate YLH828 chromosome 4, ASM3356847v2, whole genome shotgun sequence DNA encodes these proteins:
- the LOC140866910 gene encoding dof zinc finger protein DOF5.6-like, with amino-acid sequence MTSLQVCMDSSDWFQQGTTNIIGMDSSPITPQSDQEDMLTCTRSLLERRVIRPQHEQALKCPRCESTHTKFCYYNNYSLSQPRYFCKACRRYWTKGGTLRNIPVGGGCRKNKKSSSKKSSSSSSNDNMTNQNLQQPKGTASALSPSPLSSYYHHDNADATDRFPLAFPDQIHFPSLHPNGILNSNMNSHHSSFLLENPAPVDHFLENKYASLFGSRDFVGINSDSFGAAVNDNFGGIFYQPGIENLSATGMQMQYEINHHDPVDVKPMNTSKILSLEWHNLQQEAACNPETGIGYPGGINGSWTGLMNAFGSSLNPML; translated from the exons ATGACTTCCCTCCAAGTTTGCATGGATTCATCTGACTGGTTCCAACAG GGAACAACTAATATTATAGGCATGGATTCTTCTCCAATCACGCCGCAATCTGATCAAGAAGACATGCTCACATGCACCAGAAGTCTGCTGGAGAGGAGAGTTATCAGGCCGCAGCACGAACAAGCCTTGAAATGCCCCCGATGCGAATCCACGCACACCAAATTCTGCTACTACAACAACTACAGCCTCTCCCAGCCGAGATACTTCTGCAAAGCCTGCCGCCGCTACTGGACCAAAGGCGGCACCCTCCGCAACATCCCTGTCGGCGGCGGCTGCCGCAAGAACAAGAAATCCTCGTCCAAGAAGTCGTCGTCTTCGTCTTCCAACGATAACATGACCAACCAGAACCTGCAGCAACCTAAGGGTACTGCCTCTGCTCTGTCACCTTCTCCTCTGTCCTCGTATTACCATCATGACAATGCCGATGCCACGGATCGGTTTCCGCTCGCTTTTCCCGATCAAATCCACTTCCCATCCCTCCACCCAAACGGGATTTTGAACTCTAACATGAACTCTCACCACAGTAGTTTCTTGCTCGAAAATCCTGCTCCCGTCGATCACTTCTTGGAGAACAAGTATGCGTCCCTTTTCGGGAGCCGGGATTTCGTCGGAATCAACAGCGATAGCTTCGGCGCCGCGGTCAACGATAACTTCGGAGGGATTTTCTATCAACCCGGGATCGAAAATCTCAGTGCAACAGGGATGCAGATGCAGTACGAGATCAATCATCACGATCCAGTGGATGTGAAGCCGATGAACACATCCAAGATTTTGTCACTTGAATGGCATAATCTCCAGCAAGAAGCTGCTTGTAATCCTGAGACTGGGATAGGCTATCCCGGCGGGATCAACGGATCCTGGACTGGATTGATGAATGCGTTTGGATCTTCCCTTAATCCGATGCTCTAA